A stretch of DNA from Telopea speciosissima isolate NSW1024214 ecotype Mountain lineage chromosome 5, Tspe_v1, whole genome shotgun sequence:
GATAATATCGCCCTTAACCGAGACTGCGTTGGCCCGATTATCGGTCTCACTACCTCACATGCGCTTGGAGCACTCTAGAACGCATTTATACATCCCAATCACAAGCAAGAATAATGCAGCTCAAATATCAATTGCTTCAAACCAAGAGAGGGACCCTATCAATGGTCGAGTACCTTCGGCGAATCAAGAATCTAGTTGACAACCTTGCGGTGCTGCAAACCCAGTCTCGGACTCGGATGTGATTTCGAGTATTTTGCGAGGACTCGGGCCTCGAATATGAGTCGCTTGCGGCGTCCATCACCACCAGACTTGAGCCATTGCCACCGGATGATTTCACCGGTATGTTGCTCAGCCAGGAAATCCTTCGTGACCAGCGTTCCACTCACCTCGACCTTCCAACGGTCGAAGCTAATGTTCTCGCCAAGAGTTCCAATACTTCTACGACTCGTGGTCGTGGCTATAGCAATTCAACTTCAAGGGGCGTGGCTATAGGAACTACAACAATGCAGCCGTAGCAGAATTATCAACCAAATGCAACTCAAACCAATGCACAAGCAAGTGGCGTCCGGGATGCCAAATATGCCACCGGACTAACCACACCGCACCCACCGCTACAATCGATATAATCCAAATTATCATGCTCCAACTACACCGGCTCAAACCGAAGCCTTGGCCACTCCCTCGCCACGTTCGATGGGGCATGGTACCCGCACTCGGGTGCAACTCACCACATTACCCTCGATATGGCTAACCTCGGTGTTTGTTCTCCATACGGGAACCGACCAAGTAAGGGTCGGCAATGGGGCAGGTTTGCGAATACAAAACACCTGGCACTTCCCATATTGCATCTAATTTGAGAAATCTTTCATTAAATGATGTTTTACATGTGCCTCGCATCACTAAAAACCTGTTATCGGTGAGTAAATTTACAGAGATAATGATGTTATACTGAATTTCACCCAAATTGCTGCTATGTGAAGGATCCGCGCACGGGGATCACTCTACTCAAAGGGCGATTAAAGATGggttgtatcgtcttcctcatccatcatcatcaagtCTACAACCATCAATAAATATTGGAGAACGAGTTTCTAAGTCTGTGTGGCATGACGATTAGGGCACCCTTCCTCCAAGTGCATGGATTTCTTACTTCAAGAGATCCTCTACCGTTTAGGCATCTTCGGCTTCCCAATTTTGTGTTTCCTGTCAAATGGGAAAGGCCCATAAATTACCTTTTGCTACAAATAATTCGGTGACCTCATCTCCATTCGAGCTTGTTCACTTGGATATTTGGGGACCTACACCATCTCCTTCTAAGCATGGTTTTCAatattatatttcattcattgaTGATTTTAGCATTCACATGGGTGTTTCCTATTATAGCACGCTCAAGCGTTATCTGTTTTCTTGCAATTCAATGCTCATATTGAGAATTTTTTCAAACATAAGCTAAAAATTTTTCAATCGGATGGAGCCGAGAATATCAATCCTTTGACAAGTTTTTCAAAGCAAAAGGCATAGTTCACCAATATTCATGCCCTCATACATCGAGAACAAAATGGAAGGGCGGACGAAAGCATCGTCATATTGTAGAAATGGGCCTCACTCTTACGGCCCGTAGCTCGGTTCCCCTAACCTTTTGGGATTCAGCTTTTGAGACTGCAACATTTCCATCAACCGATTACCCACTCCAGTTTTGGGAAACAAGTCACCATTCGGTGTTGTTTGGCAAAGATCTCGATATACGCTGCTTCGCACCTTTGGTAGTGCTTGCTACCCATGGCCGAGACCATACAATAAGCATAAGTTGCGATAGGATGCTCAATGTGTCTTCCTTGGATACAAGCAATAGTCacaaggggtacaaatgttttGACCCATCAATTGGGAGAACCTACATCTCTCGCCATGTCACATTTGATGAAACATGCTTCCCTCTCGCCATCAAGGCTCAACTTCATAAACCACTTGGATCCAACACGGTGAACCCACTCATTGTCACCACCGACAACATCATTTCAACCAACCACCAAAATTCCATCTTACATTTACCAATTCCTTTAAACACCGAACCCAATATTCAACCCATTAGCAATCCTATCTACAACCAACCTACACCAGAGACCACATGGCCCAACCACAAAACTCAGGCCCACCAACACTAAGTCCACCAAGCTCAAGTCCAACGACCCATAGTTCACCAAATCCAAGTCCACCAAACCCAAGTCCAACGAACCCACCACCAGCCCACCATTCAATGGTAACTCGGCGGTTTGGGGTTATTAAACCAGTTCAAAAGCTAAACCTACTTGCAACTAAGTATCCCATCACCACGGCCTACCTAGCTGAATCCCAACCCACAGAGACCGAACCCACATGCTACACAATGGCCAACAAAGAATccaagtggagacaagctatgagTGAAGAGTTTGATGCCCTTTTAAAAAATGGCACATGGCAATTAGTAGCTCATCATCCATCAATGAATGTGGTTGGCAACAAGTGGGTGTACCGCATCAAGAGAAACTCGATGGATCAATTTCACGCTACAAAGCACGCCTCGTAGCAAAAGGCTTTCACCAGGAAGGACTTGACTATTTTGACACATTGATCCAGTTGTTAAGCCAAATACAATTGGACGTTGTCTGTGTGCAATATCCAATGGATGGGTGCTAAAACAACTTGATGTTCAAAATGCCTTTCTCAATGGGGCGTTAGAAGAAAAGGTTTACATGACTCAACCTCAAGGATTTGTAGACAAGGAGTTTCCGAATCATGTGTGTCACTTGAAGCGTGCACTATATGGGCTTAAACAAGCTCCTAAAGCATGGTCCACCGGACTAGGGACGTTTTTGGTCTCCATTGGGTTCCATCATTCCTCTTCAGATACAAGACTCTATGTTCGCCGGTCCCAACACCACCTTGTTTATTTACTtggtgtatgtggatgacataatTGTGACGGGCTCAAGCTTGCGGGTTGTGCAAGATTTAATTCGACAAGTTGGCATGGAATTTGCTATCAAAGAATTGGGAGACTTAACCTTCTTCCTTGGAATTGAGGCGTCCAAATTCAACAGGGCTACATCTGTGCTGAGACCAAGTACACCTTAGACCTTCTTCATTGGGCCAACATGGAAGCAGCTAAACCAATGCCCACACCGAGTTCTACAGTTGCGCTAACTCCAGGATCACGGGTAGGATTTGAGAATCCAAGCCTTTATAGGAGTATTGTGGGGGCATTGTAGTACCTAACCCTAACAAGACCTGACATAGCTTTTTCGGTCAATAGGGTATGTCAGTTCATGCACAGCCCTACCAATGAGCATTGGGCAGCAGTCAAAAGAATACTCCGATATCTCAAAGACACGGTAGACATGGGCATTCAACTCAAGCCGTCCAATACCCAACAACTCCATGCGTATACGAGCCGACCGGGCTGGTTGTCCATATGACAGCGCTCAACGAGTGGATATTGCATTTACTTGGGTGACAACTTGGTCTCTTGGAGCTCCAAGAAGCAACATATGTAGCAAGGTCCTCCACGGAGTCGGAGTATAAAGGGCTTGCCAACACACTGCAGAATTATTATGGCTGCGCCAACTCCCGTGTGATCTTGGAATACAATCCTcaagcaccaccatcatcgtgACAACATTGGCGCCACGTACCTAGCGGCCAACCCATTGTTCCATGCAcgaacgaaacacattgagattgacTACCACTTTGTGAGAGAGCAAGTGGCATCCAAACAAGTATGTGTTCGGTTCATGCCTAGCCAAGATCAGCTTGCCGACGTACTAACAAAAGGGCTACTAGGACCACGGTTCAAATTATTGAGAGCCAAGCTCACCGTCTGTGCCCGACGGATTCACTTGAGGGGGTGTGTAAACGGCAATCcaaagattcaaaattcaaatattttgaataagTCAGTGGACGTTGGAGAGGTCCCATCGTCTAAGAGTTATCTTAATCCTACAAAGTAGGAGTTTGTTAAGTGTAATTCAAACTAAGATACGTGTACTTGTATTACTAAACCGTTGGAGataaacaatatatatacacctccctatcacataaaatgataaggTGAAACACTTTCAAATTCAAACTTGATCTTTATCTCCTTCTTTATCTCAGCCTAATCGTTTTAACTACTTTCTTTATTTGTGCATTAATCTGCTCCTTTCCGTGCATGTTTCTACCAttgtttgtatttttcttgtgtATATAAGCCAAACTctaataatacattttttttataggagAAAGTTTTTTCTCCACCCAcgttttcttcttcaaccactaCTATGATCTCATCATTACTTTCCTTATTGACGAAGAAGGTCTgaaatatcttcttttttttttttctctttttcttaattaattttctacGAGTTCCACCCAAACTTCAAAACTCATGAGTGACGAAAGTATAGATCAAATGAATTTAGAAAGTAGGCCAAGATGTACTCTAATTGCAGGTTTAAAGGCaagggtttatgaaaatagatcaaattaaTTTAGAAATCATATATGATGATACTTTCTTTATTTGTGTATTAATCTGCTCCTTTTCGTGCATGTTTCTTCCattatttgtatttttcttgtgtATATAAGCCAAACTttaataatacattttttttatatgagaaAATTTTTTCTTCACCCAAGTTTTCCTCTTTAACCACTACTATGATCTCATCATTACTTTCCTTATTAACAAGAAGGTCTGAAatatctttttttccccctctttttcttAATTATTATTCTACGAGTTCCACCCAAACTTCAAAACTCATGAGTGACAAAAGTCTCTATTCATCATGGATGACAAAAAATGTAATCCTTTTAAATACAATGtcatttgaaatatttttaaaaaaattttgttttgtttttttagaggTAATTAAAGAATTATTATCTCTACCAGGAAAAAATCATagaattattgttgttgttatttgATGGAATATAAAAGGGTGAtaatgaggggggggggggggggggggagtgtggAAGCCATCCGCCCCACAATCCCCAAGGATTCCGACGAATAGATAGAATCTTCTTATCTCTCAAAAGAATTCCTTTCAAATTGAACCTTCTTATCTCATATATCCAAACAAACGAGCCTAAATAGTTAAAATGGAGAAAGATTCCTACACTTTCTTGTACAAATTCTGTTATTCccttctcacataataaacaTTGGGACGCACACTAACACCTCTCTGTCCTATTCTGACCATATGGGCCCTATattgatgatatcattttccaaCTCTTCATTGGTTGTActatgtagatttcttcttacTCTGTGCCCTTGTAAGAAACCCTTTGTCATAGTTAAATCTACTAGGCATGGGTAATCAATAGCATGACTTTATTTTGGTGGTGTTTAGAATAATCTCATATCGATCAAACTTGAGAAATTAAATGTCTTGATATATTTGTTGATGCATGGGTAATCAGTAGCATGACTTTATTTTGGTGGTGTTTAGAATAATCTCATATCGATCAAACTTGAGAAATTAAATGTCTTGATATATTTGTTGATCATCTTCACCTAATAATTCAAGTTTTTGAGTTGGACTTCTTTAAATAGATCTCAACACCCTTAAACACCTTTTCAAGGATTGAGTTGTCCATAATCAAAACCATCCTACAAAGGCCTAATTGACAATTTAATTCTAACGTAAGTAATGgaattttacccttttttttccttataaaaagaatgcttaataaattTTACAAAAGTAATCAAGTTCTctattagtattattattatttttttcattttctaacacattaaaaggaaaaaagaaataagttatatttaaaaaaaaaaaaacccatcaagAGGATTTATATCCAAAAACGCATTGCATATAGAAAACTTTAGTATCATTCAATAATAACCATTATATAAAACTGCTGCGAGAGTTGAAAACACCCTAGCATTTGTTAGTATTAGCTTTAGAATTGAGTTTTCCTTGAATCACAGTGAATGGAAATTCATTCACTACAGGGCTTCAGATGTACgtgggagggtattttagaGAACATATGAAAACCTTATAGGGAGTTATGgaccctaggatggtgtggtgaaggaaaactttttcctttaaaatatCAGAATTTTCTGATTAATGTGGCATTATGAGTACTACAAAACATGCTCTTAAATCATTATATCTTAGGGCTTAATATTGACACTTGCCTATATTTCTTGCTTTTTGAAACCTAAAGTTCATAATGAAAAGATAAGACATAAGGTTAGGCAAAAGCTGAAGGGTTGCATGTCCAAGAGAAAGAGTTTGGTGGAAAAAACACATGCTGGGCAATTCCTCCCTTATAAGTCACTTGAAAGTCCAAACACAAAAAGAGGATGGGGTGGGGAATGGATGATTAGGTATTGATTATAGTTTTTAGAAATGCTTAAAAGATTGAGATTAGCTAGATGAACTAATATTAATAAAGCAATAAAGGACCAATGAGATCGTTAAAAGAAACTGATAACGAAGTAAAACCGATTGAACCGATAACTATCATTTTCGATGAATGGTAACTAAAATAGGTCGATAAATGGTAAGAAAAACGGGTCGAGTAtttgtagaagaagaagttcGAGGTTGCTCAAGCCTCCCCTCCGAGATGGGACCCATGAGCTCCTAAAATTAATGACTTCTGTAGTCAAAAGATGATAGGGTTGTTGTTAGTCCGACTTAGAACACTTTTGCAAATGAAGGAGATGTTGGTTCCGATTGGAAATTAAATCCTCTGCAATACATAGCGGGGCGGCGGTGCACATCGAACGGCATAGCAGAGACCATGtgggccatgtgtgccatgtggccTTTGCTGTACCGTCGAATGTACACTGCAGCCCCGCCGGTACTACAGAAGATCCTAGTCCTTTCGATTGTGTTTCAGGCTACAACTCTCCTATGGGGAACTTCTGTCTAATCTAGTCAACAATACTCTAGGAGATCCAAGGTCGGATGGCATTATTTCAGTCATTATTGATAAACTTATTGGTCCAATTTGGATCTAACCCAACTTATGTAAGAAAACGATTAAAACTCacaatttgacacccttaactagTACTTTCCGTGTCTAGAGCAGGTGCAACATGCGCTGCACGACTGGGTGGCATTCTCTTCCACGccacccaccccaaaaaaaaaaaataaaattagaaggTACATCGGGTTGGAGCCTTAGGGTTGGGAACAGACTTATTTTATTGGAGTTCAGGAATTTCAAGCAATTTTTCACACTTTCACCAATAACTCTGCGCTGGGGCTTGTTCGTTCTCTTTCTGAGAGAATGTCTCCCACTTTCTTTTGCATTCAAACGATGAGAAGTGAAGTGaatggggaaaaaaacaaaagcaagcACGAGTGAATTACACAAAAGACTAGGGTTTGAATCAATCTTCAAGAACAGAGATATCCTtatctatttatatttttacaATGGGTCGAAAGataaacaataattttttttaaaaaaaaaaaaattgaatttgaggagagaaatGAATCATTTTCCTTTTTCGCACCTGTGGCGCTTAATAGTCAATGTCCATGACCTGTCCAATCCGGCCATCCCTCCGTGCCTGAGCTCTGAACTCTTAATTGCCGATTAGCGCCCCCAACCAACCCCCCACCGTTCAGGCCATGGAGATCTCGGCGCTGCCACATCCGAAAATCGCCATTAAGGGATCTGAAAACGATTTCTCATATCAAGATCGCTCCTTGAAAATCGGTGCTTCATCTTTAAGTACTTTGTCCGACACTACCAGAAGACTATTTCATTTCTCTTAGTAATTTCTTCAACTACATAACAGAAAGATCTCTCCGTATGTATAAAGGGACACAGGGGGAAGAAAGACCCCCCAGCAATCAAGACAAATGTCTACCAGCACTGATCGGTCTCCCAATTCCGGCAAGTATAGCCAGAAAATCTAGACATAGAAGACGCCGCGTAAACAGAGGTAGACGACGGAGATCTATAAATTGGTTGCCTGCTGAAGAGGTCTCGATCGTAATCAGCGCGCTTCTGAGGATCGGCAAGCGTGGAATAGGCGGCGTGGATCTTAATGAACTCATTGGCGGATGTGTCTTTCCGATCTGTCGCTACCGTATCGGGATGACAAACACGCGCCAACCGACGATACGCCGCCTTGATCTCCTGACAGGTAGCGCCCCTTTGTATACCAAGCACCTCATAAAGGGATGCCGGCGAAGCCATGTTGGAAGAATAGAGGTGAGTTGACCTGGTCTTCTCAGCCGAGGTGTGGGTGGCGGCGACGCGAGGTGATCGGAATCTGAGACAAGacgtaggaggaggaggataaAAGGTAGTA
This window harbors:
- the LOC122662805 gene encoding chaperone protein dnaJ 11, chloroplastic-like; translation: MASPASLYEVLGIQRGATCQEIKAAYRRLARVCHPDTVATDRKDTSANEFIKIHAAYSTLADPQKRADYDRDLFSRQPIYRSPSSTSVYAASSMSRFSGYTCRNWETDQCW